A genomic window from Equus caballus isolate H_3958 breed thoroughbred chromosome 5, TB-T2T, whole genome shotgun sequence includes:
- the LOC100068789 gene encoding neuroblastoma breakpoint family member 6-like protein isoform X1, translating to MAVSLTTSSSPRTEMSILETNQYLRSQLEESKQNFRDLTEKFLTSKATAYSLANRLQKYKCEEYKDIVESVLEEEVQFEEGELTENMRPTARFGKYDPLIQAQAQELTHLRQKIQEGKGICYLFTQHAKNTVKTFEGLLRSTGIASSQRQRFCEQLAQGSQLAENLASKLTTENRNDKKDEDGQEPLAPR from the exons ATGGCAGTATCTCTCACCACTTCCTCTAGTCCAAGAACAGAAATGAGCATCCTAGAAACCAATCAGTACTTGCGCTCCCAGCTGGAAGAAAGCAAACAGAACTTCCGAGATCTCACAGAGAAATTCCTTACATCCAAAGCTACTGCTTACTCCCTGGCCAACCGGCTGCAGAAATACA AGTGTGAAGAGTACAAAGACATCGTTGAGTCCGTGTTGGAGGAGGAAGTGCAGTTTGAGGAGGGGGAGCTGACAGAGAATATGAGACCAACTGCAAGGTTTGG GAAATATGATCCCCTAATTCAGGCTCAGGCTCAAGAACTGACCCACTTACGACAGAAGATACAGGAAGGAAAAGGTATCTGTTATCTTTTCACCCAGCACGCAAAGAACACCGTCAAGACTTTTGAGGGCCTCCTCAGAAGCACTGGCATTGCCTCCTCCCAGCGACAGAGATTCTGTGAGCAACTGGCCCAAGGAAGCCAGCTGGCAGAGAACCTTGCCAGTAAACTCACCACTG AAAATCGTAATGATAAGAAGGATGAAGATGGACAGGAACCCCTGGCACCCAGGTAA
- the LOC100068789 gene encoding neuroblastoma breakpoint family member 6-like protein isoform X2, with translation MRTSIADTEESPDAWSKIFFPQCEEYKDIVESVLEEEVQFEEGELTENMRPTARFGKYDPLIQAQAQELTHLRQKIQEGKGICYLFTQHAKNTVKTFEGLLRSTGIASSQRQRFCEQLAQGSQLAENLASKLTTENRNDKKDEDGQEPLAPR, from the exons ATGAGAACATCAATAGCAGACACAGAAGAAAGTCCTGATGCCTGgagcaagattttttttccac AGTGTGAAGAGTACAAAGACATCGTTGAGTCCGTGTTGGAGGAGGAAGTGCAGTTTGAGGAGGGGGAGCTGACAGAGAATATGAGACCAACTGCAAGGTTTGG GAAATATGATCCCCTAATTCAGGCTCAGGCTCAAGAACTGACCCACTTACGACAGAAGATACAGGAAGGAAAAGGTATCTGTTATCTTTTCACCCAGCACGCAAAGAACACCGTCAAGACTTTTGAGGGCCTCCTCAGAAGCACTGGCATTGCCTCCTCCCAGCGACAGAGATTCTGTGAGCAACTGGCCCAAGGAAGCCAGCTGGCAGAGAACCTTGCCAGTAAACTCACCACTG AAAATCGTAATGATAAGAAGGATGAAGATGGACAGGAACCCCTGGCACCCAGGTAA